From Plasmodium brasilianum strain Bolivian I chromosome 5, whole genome shotgun sequence, the proteins below share one genomic window:
- a CDS encoding GPI-anchored micronemal antigen, translating to MKYNNFFFVVLTIALFNLVNTLIRNGNNNTQALIPDKNNSKNDNQNSMSNNNNNNENTCEIQNMAEEMMEKLLNEKDVFSSIMEALQSKLSDDSLCTQTKYTNICINEKDKVPLSFPCTSQKYEHLIHQFTYKKLCHSKIAFSNILLKSFIDKNNEENTFNNIIKNYNVLLSCIDNDLKDIYTSSIKLFSDLRSSIVDVTEKLWSKNITDVLKKREHLIAGIFCGLRNGSKSNLVSNSLSYENLGILKINSEELINEAFYAFSEYYYNFPLFTMQLLEKGGLVERLVAIHEKLTNYRTRNILNKINERSKNEVLNNEDVLHNLSNYKHHSQKTNGSFVQSKEIKIISNVGPYNNANENANPSANASTNASTNTDANANTNANSNANTYVDANTNTNANKNDNLNANTNSNLNANKNVNTNANTNANANTNTNANSNANSNANSNSNSNANSNANTTTNSDANTNANTNANTNANTNANTATNLDANTTINSQGGLHANDPLNNPLYSTSSLKPKNVAQLIKDLIKNLDIVKFENNEPTNKIDEEGIKKLIGNSFLDLSDNIMLVRLLIKPQAAILFIIQSFVMMTPSPTRDAKTFCKKALVNGQLIDSTNLGVESEEENLINNFASKYNLIYEKIKLEELRELEQSKKTLKSSNSHLSALQVRNTENNKESNTESNTESNTESNTESNTESNTESNKQNNNQGMNFNNNFNLNNSAPLIAIVSDPLGEKADDIIKNNLDLSSLSSGVEQTFQTLNANSRSFTANVSYVVLLLFSFFLSYLIY from the coding sequence atgaaatataataacttCTTCTTCGTAGTGCTAACAATTGCATTATTCAATCTTGTAAATACTCTAATAAGAAATGGAAACAATAATACGCAAGCTTTAATTCCTGATAAGAATAACAGTAAAAATGACAACCAAAATAGCATGtccaataataataacaataatgagAACACATGTGAGATCCAAAATATGGCAGAAGAAATGATGgagaaattattaaatgaaaaagatgtATTTTCCTCCATAATGGAAGCTCTACAAAGTAAATTAAGTGATGACTCTCTTTGCACACaaacaaaatatacaaacatttgtataaatgaaaaggataAAGTCCCTTTAAGCTTCCCATGCACTAGCCAGAAATATGAGCATTTAATTCAccaatttacatataaaaaattatgccaTTCTAAAATAGCTTTTAGTAATATATTGCTCAAATCATTCATCGATAAAAATAACgaagaaaatacatttaataacatcatcaaaaattataatgttttattaaGTTGTATTGATAATGatttaaaagatatttaCACCTCCTCTATTAAGCTGTTTTCTGATTTAAGATCTTCTATTGTGGATGTAACCGAAAAATTGTGgtctaaaaatattactgatgttttaaaaaaaagagaacatTTAATTGCAGGTATTTTTTGTGGATTGCGAAACGGAAGTAAATCAAACCTGGTGTCCAATAGTTTATCATATGAAAATTTGGggattttaaaaattaatagtgAAGAATTGATAAATGAAGCCTTTTATGCCTTCTCTGAatactattataattttccatTATTTACGATGCAATTATTAGAAAAGGGAGGGTTGGTAGAAAGATTAGTAGCTATACATGAAAAGTTAACCAATTATAGAACTAGAAACatattgaataaaataaatgagcgGTCAAAAAATGAAGTATTAAATAATGAGGATGTTCTTCACAATTTAAGTAATTATAAGCACCACAGCCAAAAAACTAATGGCTCTTTTGTCCAAtcgaaagaaataaaaatcattTCGAATGTAGGTCCCTATAATAATGCAAATGAAAATGCAAATCCAAGTGCAAATGCTAGTACAAATGCCAGTACAAATACCGATGCGAATGCTAACACGAATGCTAACTCAAACGCTAATACATATGTCGATGCGAATACCAACACGAAtgctaataaaaatgataactTAAATGCTAACACAAATTCTAACTTAAATGCCAACAAAAATGTCAACACAAACGCCAACACAAATGCTAACGCAAATACCAATACAAATGCTAACTCAAATGCTAACTCAAATGCTAACTCAAATTCTAACTCAAATGCTAACTCAAATGCCAACACAACTACCAACTCAGATGCCAACACAAATGCCAACACAAATGCCAACACAAATGCCAATACAAATGCCAACACAGCTACCAACTTAGATGCAAACACAACGATAAACAGCCAAGGCGGCTTACATGCGAATGACCCATTAAATAACCCTTTATATTCAACAAGTTCATTAAAACCTAAAAATGTGGCACAATTAATAAAAGacttaataaaaaacttAGACATTGTAAAgtttgaaaataatgaaccCACTAATAAAATAGATGAAGAAGGAATTAAAAAACTTATAGGTAATTCATTCCTTGATCTAAGTGACAATATTATGTTAGTTCGCTTGTTAATAAAACCACAGGCTGCAATCCTTTTCATAATTCAGTCGTTTGTTATGATGACTCCTTCACCCACAAGGGATGCAAAAACATTTTGTAAGAAAGCCTTAGTTAACGGACAATTAATTGATAGTACTAATTTAGGTGTAGAATCAGAAGAAGAGAACTTAATCAATAACTTCGCTAGTAAATAcaatttaatttatgaaaaaattaaattagaaGAATTGAGAGAACTAGAACAAAGTAAGAAAACTTTAAAAAGTTCCAATTCCCATTTATCCGCATTACAAGTTCGAAACacagaaaataataaagaaagtAATACAGAGAGTAATACAGAAAGTAATACAGAGAGTAATACAGAAAGTAATACAGAGAGTAATACAGAAagtaataaacaaaataacaacCAAGGGATGAAttttaacaataattttaatctTAATAACAGTGCTCCGTTAATTGCTATAGTAAGCGACCCATTAGGGGAGAAAGCagatgatataataaaaaataatttagattTGTCTAGTTTGTCATCTGGTGTTGAACAAACTTTTCAAACTTTAAATGCAAATAGTAGAAGTTTTACTGCGAATGTTTCATATGTGGTCCTTCtcttattttccttttttttatcttacttaatttattaa
- a CDS encoding folate transporter 1, producing the protein MDKDDFDATEKKDSLETCSTLTITSCNSFNESSYLIEKVAHDETDFDADSIFNKISSSLIAMLQGVEVLCNFSILYLFKDNYELHPASLNVILSLIKVPWSIKLLWAVLSDSCPIFGHRRKYYLLFGSFLCVLSLITLGLINHTNITLTVILLTTYFFGSSVCNVIGEAQVVESSRKSSINCSTKNVSIFFAFRKLSFAIMSYLSGYLLSIMTKQHIFLIGSFLPLCVFVSAFFIIEKKNYKKSSIKAQVKCIYDIIKISYIKNFILFIFIMMSMPSCGNTLFFYMTNELKFSPNLLGKMSMFQSLASLIAILSYMFFFNKIDMAKLLLYSTIIITPFCLLPLIVVKKLNAFLYIPNSLFIITDTVLIEFIGEFQTMPILVQCSRIIPEGFESTIYSLLLSSNNLAIVISSFFSSTLTYVLGITSTNFKNLPILITVCCLTNIIPIFFLYSLLGFNNEKKMKKERKKNREKKDKNGSLPKCGLTSEYYHYQTTHYFSPENSDIDEITHLSGKLEINDLNDE; encoded by the exons ATGGACAAGGACGACTTCGATGcgacagaaaaaaaagatagcTTGGAAACTTGCAGTACCTTAACAA TTACGTCCTGCAATTCTTTTAACGAAAGTAGCTATCTAATTGAAAAAGTAGCACATGATGAGACAGATTTTGATGCTGACtctatttttaacaaaatttctTCAAGTCTTATAg CCATGCTTCAAGGGGTTGAAGTGCTATGCaacttttcaattttatacCTCTTTAAAGATAACTATGAACTACACCcag CTTCCTTAAATGTAATCCTCAGTTTGATAAAAGTTCCTTGGTCTATTAAACTGCTATGGGCAGTACTTTCGGACAGTTGTCCTATATTTGGGCATCgaagaaaatattacttACTATTTGGATCGTTTTTGTGCGTATTATCTTTAATAACCTTAGGCTTAATAAACCATACAAATATTACTTTAACTGTTATCTTGTTAACAACATACTTTTTCGGTAGTTCTGTTTGTAATGTTATAGGAGAAGCACAAGTTGTTGAATCGAGTAGGAAAAGTAGTATCAACTGTTCAACAAAGAAtgtatccattttttttgcttttcgAAAATTAAGTTTTGCCATAATGTCATATTTATCAGGGTACTTACTATCTATTATGACAAAACAACATATATTCTTGATTGGATCCTTTTTACCTTTATGTGTTTTTGTAtctgcattttttataattgagaaaaaaaattataaaaaatccTCTATTAAAGCACaagtaaaatgtatttatgatataataaaaatatcgtatattaaaaatttcattttatttatttttattatgatgtCCATGCCATCATGTGgaaatacattatttttttatatgaccaatgaattaaaatttagTCCTAATTTATTAGGGAAAATGTCCATGTTTCAATCTTTAGCTAGCCTAATAGCCATATTATCctatatgttcttttttaataaaatagatatggcaaaattattattatattctacaattattattactccTTTCTGTTTATTACCATTAAtagttgtaaaaaaattaaatgctTTCCTATATATTCCAAATAGTCTCTTTATTATAACAGATACTGTATTAATAGAATTTATAGGCGAATTTCAGACTATGCCAATATTAGTACAATGTTCACGAATAATACCTGAAGGTTTCGAGTCAACCATTTACTCCcttttattatcatcaaaTAACTTGGCAATAGTTAtaagttcatttttttcttctacatTAACATATGTACTTGGAATTACATCAACTAACTTTAAAAATCTGCCTATTCTGATAACGGTTTGTTGCCTAACAAATATCATTCCAATATTCTTTCTGTATTCTTTACTTGGCTTTAATAACGAaaagaagatgaagaaggaaaggaaaaagaatAGGGAGAAGAAAGATAAGAACGGAAGCTTACCAAAATGTGGACTTACCTCTGAATATTATCATTACCAAACTACTCATTATTTCTCTCCTGAAAATTCAGATATCGACGAAATAACACATCTTTCAGGCAAACTTGAAATTAATGATTTAAACGATGAGTAG
- a CDS encoding translation initiation factor eIF-2B subunit alpha → MDQYGNDLNKNDLLEEHEVVRSFKKYYFVDKDEMHIAAIKSIANVIKSSLTKTNFELFISLNEAKFKLNNFIKDSESQKVIISEPHSKRMTIYPIISSCDIYHHFVVKKYTYNENNFSDLKNIMSTSASEFPKSLEKSLSIIGNSSHIMFSNKKTVILTHSNSECVKSLLINVVKNQNKQISVYFTTTENICNNYFEKDKKFDDKFIEDLKKERINVRKIDINKVKNIFNIIDFVVIGTELVIDNGGIISKKGIKLLSTLCLLNKKEFYVACEAYKFLKIEKIENYSQEFYAYCTKNVSNENNNLYEFVPHHLITLFYTDIGIFPPSAVSYELNKIYINDAFSF, encoded by the exons ATGGATCAATATGGTAACGATTTGAACAAAAATGATTTGCTGGAAGAGCATGAAG TTGTTAGAAGTTtcaagaaatattattttgtagaCAAAGATGAAATGCACATAGCTGCCATAAAATCTATAGCAAA CGTTATAAAAAGTAGCTTAACCAAAACGAATTTCGAACTGTTTATTAGTTTGAATGAAGCTAAATTTAAATTGAACAATTTCATAAAAGATAGTGAATCACAAAAAGTTATTATATCTGAGCCACACTCAAAAAGAATGACAATATACCCGATTATTTCATCTTGTGATATTTATCATCATTttgttgtaaaaaaatacacctacaatgaaaat AACTTCAGCGACTTGAAGAATATCATGTCTACCAGCGCAAGTGAGTTTCCAAAAAGCTTGGAAAAGAGTTTAAGTATAATAGGAAATAGTAGTCATATAATGTTTTCCAATAAAAAAACGGTTATTCTAACGCATAGTAATTCTGAGTGTGTAAAAAGTTTATTAATAAACGTTgttaaaaatcaaaataaacaaatttctgtttattttacaactacggaaaatatatgcaataattattttgagAAGGACAAAAAATTTGATGATAAGTTTATagaagatttaaaaaaagaaagaatcaatgtaagaaaaattgatattaacaaagttaaaaatatattcaatataatTGATTTTGTAGTAATAGGAACAGAATTAGTTATAGATAATGGAGGAATAATAAGCAAAAAGGGTATCAAACTATTATCTACATTATGCTTACTAAACAAAAAGGAATTTTATGTAGCTTGTGAAGCAtataagtttttaaaaatagaaaaaattgaaaattattCTCAGGAGTTCTATGCATATTGTACAAAAAACGTATCTAACGAAAATAATAATCTTTATGAATTTGTTCCTCATCATCTTATTACACTTTTTTATACAGATATTGGCATATTTCCGCCATCCGCTGTTTCGTATGaattgaataaaatatatataaatgatgcattttcattttga
- a CDS encoding mitochondrial inner membrane protein OXA1 codes for MNFPLLQIKLHNGQLKKNSLNIFLSNTFFKRGKHDCKRSWNNNSTRLRSIDLRRVTSNHIPSSSCFVALRNYFNYVNSVVYNECFTENDNSQKENGVKDTAHTHKMEKIIDEEKTKEKSNKLFNNEEEGVASDSAVTQNIYDTCSTYTDFIIDKCKDNIKNDEDTFENTWYVKVIYELLNCTKIMLDCSWVTSIITTTAFMRIIILPLTISAERDRRKQQILNPLIKELTNKLKTNAQNGNIKKALEFKKRILNIRNTHGISLIPKSIILMAFFQTPLFFIFYFSMKKIASHPDVFKEFTLESPLWLDSLSLPDPYYILPFLSSLLLLSNNELTALIDKNLSSNISNSTYISGAGEETDFQKNIRKISKIGIRLFYISSAFFFKSMPSGLFIYFITNTFFQLLITQTCKIKVIERFLDLPPLHSKGLSFQKMDDHTNIKRKKSVHINDLIQD; via the coding sequence atgaactTCCCCCTTTTACAAATTAAGCTTCATAATGGACAACTGAAGAAAAActctttaaatatatttcttagtaacaccttttttaaaagaggAAAACATGACTGTAAAAGGAGTtggaataataatagcacCCGTTTGCGTAGTATAGATTTAAGACGTGTAACAAGCAACCACATCCCTTCATCTTCATGTTTTGTCGCCCTTCgcaattattttaattatgtgAACAGTGTTGTGTATAACGAATGTTTCACGGAAAATGATAACAGTCAAAAAGAGAATGGAGTCAAAGATACAGCACACACACACaagatggaaaaaataattgacgAAGAGAaaacaaaggaaaaaagcaataaactatttaataatgaagaagaagGTGTAGCCTCAGATAGTGCAGTTACAcagaatatatatgatacatGCTCTACGTATACTGATTTTATAATAGATAAGTGTAaggataatataaaaaatgatgaagacACATTTGAAAATACTTGGTATGTTAAAGTAATATATGAGTTGTTGAACTGTACAAAAATCATGCTTGACTGTTCATGGGTAACGTCAATTATAACAACAACTGCTTTTATgagaataattattttgcCCTTAACAATATCAGCTGAAAGGGATAGAAGAAAACAACAAATATTGAATCctttaataaaagaattaacaaataaattaaaaacaaatgcccaaaatggaaatattaaaaaagcattagaatttaaaaaaagaattttgaATATAAGAAATACTCATGGTATATCTTTAATACCTAAATCAATTATATTAATGGCTTTTTTCCAAactcctttattttttattttttatttttctatgaaaaaaatagcatCACATCCTGAtgtttttaaagaatttacATTAGAATCCCCATTATGGTTAGACAGCTTATCTTTACCTGACccctattatattttaccttttttgtcttctttattattactttcaAATAACGAATTAACAGCACTgattgataaaaatttaagtagTAATATATCGAATAGTACGTATATAAGCGGAGCAGGGGAAGAAACcgattttcaaaaaaatatcagAAAAATATCAAAGATAGGCATtagattattttatatatcttcaGCATTCTTTTTTAAGTCTATGCCCTCaggattatttatatacttcaTCACCAACACCTTTTTTCAGTTATTAATAACCCAAACatgtaaaattaaagttATTGAGCGATTCTTAGATCTACCTCCTTTACACTCCAAAGGCTTGTCATTTCAAAAGATGGATGACCATACCAAcattaagagaaaaaaaagtgttcATATAAATGACTTAATTCAAGATTAA
- a CDS encoding leucine--tRNA ligase has product MLFNLIFIIVVLYIIFYENNNNVYTLRIRTNKRRRYFFLQTCNFLKRKKGIKKLYSVKNKQYNFNSVEKKWQVIWNSKRLLDKDFEQYNKCAKRESTYTGLQENVVYDKVPDEICRQVDGEKGQQMDEKVCNENNSGSKRKYRMAKKFYILDMFPYPSSQGLHVGHILCFTITDVISKFKRMNNHCVFHPIGWDSFGLPCDRLSMKLKVDPRKIIKENISNFKKQLIRLGFLFNWNNEINTCEKTYFKWTQWIFIQMYLNKMAYKKWSYVNWSKEINCVISNDELKNELNLQKLKIEKVKLLQWYLKITKYANRLIRDLKLIDWPNKIKNMQINWISKKSGIILKAKIIPINKLIRSKILCKHPSKFVHVCYNSIYNHSLFLLFNYIYFYIIIEGRICEDVKVNYPFFSSILRPVNCESGLEIHKQERKMHGCIRRQAGGSGSHITTFSPVNDDNCRREKPLHDGDAIIDIRSDVHSDVSGVGDNANNNVFIDAYTEISACESSCNFLTYIEAKKGIYNLEEKGYYLKSFRKNGNEVTNDDDIYVKIFLNENEAILENDKILVSVNHPNIKKIVNENKILLDFVNETVVQKDTERVKNDKIYFSGSVIYNSIINKFVPIYICSYILDNNRSILFLKKVQTVGDDKRRKVIYKLLLSSEYSKKKSIYNLKDWLFSRQRYWGEPFPVLYKMGKKDGKKEKVEGEVEGGNASQAIEELVGEKKKREAVRKTESKAKRETIEGGNTNCEASNLVSGVNKEVGTCNEDFLSEEKRCSFKIGIKEVMNTPTKDIYIDKIPLCLPKFNKRIYEKDNNIKSVHSVLSRFKNWVVKRKKKILYKRESDVMPQWAGSSWYYLRYIDPKNKEKIVDEEKAKLWFPVDLYVGGSEHAVLHLLYARFFHKFLYDLKLVKHKEPFQKLYNQGILLNITSFYLYTNLQNELVSYGEVAEQLEKRRRMTENYELNKSNNSLGGGQNCEKKNLAYSKESSKELRKFVLEKEIENGARNKAENGARNKVENEAYMKEAQDVLLHVKYEQSVLSSEKKEVNNKIDVQEKILKSDNYIVVEGIYKKYLIDEKYVKEERQRYYMKDFPSIEVQPNFEKMSKSKGNTINPMDIIKEYGSDCLRLHVLFLGPLDQDKRWSIKGIKGTFKFLTNLYNLFIQSNEKRAHAIDKKGKHGEEEHLYGKDYREREENPKDIADKTGTTIKCEDIICQNCKNRKKNKKLVINFEDSTGGDRSARRSTCEGMAQRVTSSERGDKLKKYFELLRDESQIFKKLSNKIKKRKVDEIENEKKERANYYIERITNCISTIKLNTAVSFFMKFFNEIKTWDYIPLKIFLTFIKLLYPFCPHICEEFWFYYLIKYKKKKRKKICYFCNSSLLYYAKWPSLFQIKEENKFVNVSIKINNKHIAIIQNNPQNEQNIISVATNMIKDRIQNEIKKGKKIFNIINIPNKVINFIIK; this is encoded by the coding sequence ATGTTATtcaacttaatttttatcatagttgttttatacattatattttatgaaaataataataatgtgtaTACTCTAAGAATTCGAACGAACAAAAGAAGGAGGTATTTCTTTTTGCAAACATGTAACTTTttgaagaggaaaaaaggaatCAAGAAATTATATTCAGTAAAAAACAAACAGTATAACTTCAATTCTGTAGAGAAAAAGTGGCAAGTCATATGGAATTCTAAGAGGTTGTTAGATAAAGACTTTGAACAATATAACAAGTGCGCAAAAAGGGAAAGTACATATACAGGTCTACAAGAAAATGTTGTATATGACAAAGTTCCGGATGAGATATGCAGACAAGTTGATGGTGAAAAAGGTCAACAAATGGATGAAAAAGTatgtaatgaaaataatagtggttcaaaaagaaaatacagaATGGCAAAGAAGTTTTATATTCTGGATATGTTTCCATATCCGTCTTCTCAGGGTTTACATGTAGGTCATATTTTGTGCTTTACCATAACAGATGTTATTAGCAAATTTAAGAGGATGAATAATCATTGTGTTTTTCATCCTATCGGTTGGGATAGCTTTGGTTTACCTTGTGATAGATTATCTATGAAATTAAAAGTTGACccaagaaaaattataaaagaaaatatatctaaTTTTAAGAAACAATTAATAAGATTaggatttttatttaattggaataatgaaataaatacttGTGAAAAAACTTATTTTAAATGGACTCAATGGATATTCATACAAATgtatttaaacaaaatggcatataaaaaatggtcCTATGTAAATTGGTCAAAAGAAATTAATTGTGTTATTTCAAATGACGAGTTAAAAAATGAACTGAACTTacaaaagttaaaaattgaaaaagtcAAATTATTACAATGGTATCTTAAAATTACGAAATATGCCAATAGATTAATTAGGGacttaaaattaattgaCTGGccgaataaaattaaaaatatgcaaataaaTTGGATATCCAAAAAATCtggtattattttaaaggCGAAAATTATTCCAATTAACAAGTTGATCAGGAGTAAAATTCTGTGTAAACATCCAAGCAAGTTTGTGCACGTTTGTTACAACAGTATTTACAACCATTCGTTATTTCTTctgtttaattatatttatttttacattattatcgAAGGAAGAATATGTGAGGATGTTAAGGTaaattatccttttttttcttccatcCTAAGACCAGTAAATTGTGAAAGCGGTTTGGAAATACATAAACAGGAAAGGAAAATGCATGGCTGTATTAGAAGACAAGCAGGGGGATCAGGTTCCCATATTACTACCTTTTCCCCAGTAAATGATGATAACTGTAGAAGGGAAAAGCCTTTACATGATGGGGACGCCATTATCGATATAAGGAGCGATGTACATAGCGATGTGAGTGGTGTAGGCGACAATGCAAACAATAATGTATTCATTGATGCATATACTGAGATAAGCGCCTGCGAAAGTAGTTGTAATTTTCTCACCTATATAGAAGCGAAAAAAGGCATATACAACTTGGAAGAAAAAGGATATTATCTTAAAAGTTTTAGGAAAAATGGTAATGAAGTAACAAATGATGATGacatatatgttaaaatatttctaaatgaaaatgaagcTATCTtagaaaatgataaaattctTGTGAGTGTAAATCATCCTAATATTAAGAAGATCGTAAAtgagaataaaattttgctaGATTTTGTAAACGAAACAGTTGTTCAAAAGGACACGGAGAGAGTAAAAAATGacaagatttatttttccgGTTCAGTTATTTACAACTCTATAATAAACAAGTTTGTcccaatatatatttgttcctACATTCTAGACAATAACAGGAGTATTCTGTTTCTAAAAAAAGTGCAAACAGTAGGGGAcgataaaagaagaaaggtCATCTACAAATTGTTGCTCTCCTCtgaatatagtaaaaaaaagagcatatACAATTTGAAGGATTGGCTGTTTTCAAGGCAGAGATATTGGGGAGAGCCATTTCCCGTTTTGTACAAAATGGGAAAGAAGGAcgggaaaaaggaaaaagtgGAAGGAGAGGTAGAAGGGGGAAATGCAAGTCAGGCAATAGAAGAGTTAGTaggggagaaaaaaaaaagagaggcAGTAAGGAAGACAGAAAGCAAGGCAAAAAGAGAGACCATAGAGGGGGGAAATACAAATTGCGAGGCAAGTAACCTAGTAAGTGGAGTTAATAAAGAGGTGGGTACTTGTAATGAGGATTTTCTAAGTGAAGAGAAACGTTGCTCATTCAAAATAGGAATAAAGGAAGTGATGAATACTCCTAcaaaggatatatatatagataaaattCCACTTTGCTTAccaaaatttaataaaagaatatacgaaaaagataataatataaaaagtgtACACTCTGTTTTATCAAGATTTAAAAATTGGGTtgtcaaaagaaaaaaaaaaatactgtaTAAAAGAGAGAGTGATGTAATGCCTCAGTGGGCGGGGTCTAGTTGGTACTACTTAAGGTATATTGACccgaaaaataaagaaaaaatagttgATGaggaaaaagcaaaattatGGTTTCCAGTTGATTTATATGTTGGAGGAAGCGAACATGCAGTTTTACATTTACTGTATGCAcgattttttcataaatttttatatgaccTTAAATTAGTTAAACATAAGGAGCCTTTTCAAAAATTGTATAATCAGGGAATATTATTGAACATTACttcgttttatttatatacaaatttacaGAATGAGTTAGTGAGTTATGGTGAGGTTGCTGAGCAGttagaaaaaagaaggagAATGACAGAAAATTATGAGCTCAATAAAAGTAACAATTCCTTAGGGGGGGGACAGaattgtgaaaaaaaaaatttggcTTACTCTAAGGAAAGCAGCAAGGAGTTAAGAAAGTTTGTATTGGAAAAGGAGATAGAAAATGGAGCGAGAAATAAAGCAGAAAATGGGGCTAGAAATAAAGTAGAAAATGAGGCATATATGAAGGAGGCGCAAGATGTGCTTTTACATGTGAAGTACGAACAGAGTGTTCTGTCAAGTGAAAAGAAAGAGGTGAACAATAAGATTGACGTGCaagaaaaaatactaaaaagTGATAACTACATAGTAGTAGAAGGTATATACAAGAAATATCTAAttgatgaaaaatatgtaaaagaGGAGAGGCAAAGATATTATATGAAAGATTTTCCTTCAATTGAAGTGCAGCcgaattttgaaaaaatgtcGAAATCCAAAGGAAATACAATAAACCCCATGGATATAATTAAAGAATATGGATCAGACTGCTTAAGATTGCACGTGCTATTTTTAGGTCCCTTGGATCAAGACAAAAGATGGAGCATTAAAGGCATTAAGGGTACCTTCAAATTTCTTACCAATTTGTACAATTTGTTTATACAGAGTAATGAAAAGAGAGCACATGCAATTgataaaaagggaaaacaTGGCGAGGAAGAACATCTATATGGAAAAGACTACAGGGAAAGAGAAGAGAACCCCAAAGATATAGCGGATAAAACTGGTACTACAATAAAATGTGAGGACATAATCTGccaaaattgcaaaaatagaaagaagaataaaaaattggtTATAAACTTTGAGGATAGTACTGGGGGGGATAGAAGCGCGCGTAGAAGCACATGTGAAGGGATGGCTCAAAGAGTGACTAGTAGCGAAAGAGGGGATAAGCTAAAGAAATATTTCGAGCTACTAAGGGACGAATCTcaaatctttaaaaaattatcaaataaaattaagaaaagaaaagttgatgaaattgaaaatgagaaaaaagaaagagcaAACTATTATATAGAAAGAATTACGAATTGTATAAGTACGATCAAACTTAACACAGctgtttccttttttatgaaattttttaatgaaataaagacTTGGGATTACATTcctttgaaaatatttttaacattcataaaattgttataCCCCTTTTGTCCTCATATATGCGAAGAATTTtggttttattatttaataaaatataaaaaaaagaaaagaaaaaaaatttgctatttttgtaattctagtttattatattatgcaAAATGGCCTTCcttatttcaaataaaagaagaaaataaatttgtaaatgtgtctattaaaataaataataagcatattgctattattcaaaataatccccaaaatgaacaaaatattattagtgTGGCAACAAATATGATAAAGGATCGCatacaaaatgaaattaaaaaggggaaaaaaatatttaacattataaatattcctAATAAGGTAatcaattttataataaaataa